Proteins found in one Borreliella valaisiana VS116 genomic segment:
- the tmk gene encoding dTMP kinase, with amino-acid sequence MIKILKNFYCIEGIDGSGKTSITNKLKTLCNDESKYYFTKEPSSGIIGEMIKEQLMNFKNPLQESTFAYLYAADRNDHLYKKGGILETLNTKSIKIITDRYLFSSIAYQGKLGYELNKNFPLPEKVFFIEIEPNLAYERIQKHRTQSDLFELERYKTFEQIALKYLKIFKKLEKKINVIYINNSIKGDLDKNAKKIFNLIKF; translated from the coding sequence GTGATTAAAATATTAAAAAACTTTTATTGCATAGAAGGAATTGATGGGAGTGGGAAAACAAGCATCACCAATAAACTAAAAACTCTTTGCAACGATGAATCAAAATATTATTTTACAAAAGAACCATCAAGCGGAATAATTGGAGAAATGATAAAAGAGCAATTAATGAATTTTAAAAATCCTTTACAAGAATCAACATTTGCATATCTTTATGCGGCAGATCGAAACGACCATTTATATAAAAAGGGGGGAATACTAGAAACTTTAAACACAAAATCCATAAAAATAATAACTGACCGCTATTTATTCTCATCAATTGCCTATCAAGGAAAATTGGGATATGAATTAAATAAAAATTTTCCATTACCTGAAAAAGTATTCTTTATTGAAATAGAGCCAAACTTAGCTTATGAAAGAATACAAAAACATAGAACACAAAGTGATCTTTTTGAACTTGAAAGATACAAAACTTTTGAACAAATTGCTCTTAAATACTTAAAAATATTTAAAAAACTAGAAAAAAAAATTAATGTAATTTACATTAACAATTCAATAAAAGGTGATTTAGATAAAAACGCAAAAAAAATTTTTAATCTAATAAAATTCTAA
- a CDS encoding thymidine kinase, whose translation MGFCLDFSSKEDTQFSNIVSISHFDFKVKINLILVVGPMGSGKTEYAAKIYKDSLVVRKKSLKVLGNIIKGNRSRVNVFFIRNFLDKRRFQDYPENVIPYRGGGKDKIDEIGFASNSFDIENLIASNPSCGTFIIDEACFYDERLIFVLNKISSNENILFILPTLLYNFRKESFNDTAKLLVEYSDKIYKLGAYCGHIDCMEESFFSYRYYFYNNKEIPAPYFDPLLIVGGDEEIESAIYPNYATRCSMHHYLVGKEYFFSFLKPFALLYSQGDKKFLENEIITLSTDVENSNFVNSLNNEKACEFRTEILKNILELPFLAERALITLFSEYSILSKDNFKDLVFKFSLNKDYINKIFFSKEGKEFF comes from the coding sequence TTGGGCTTTTGTTTAGATTTTTCTAGTAAAGAAGATACTCAATTTAGTAACATTGTGTCTATTAGTCATTTTGATTTTAAAGTGAAAATAAATTTAATTCTTGTAGTTGGGCCTATGGGAAGTGGAAAAACAGAATATGCTGCAAAAATTTATAAAGATTCGCTTGTTGTAAGAAAAAAATCTTTAAAGGTGTTGGGTAATATTATTAAAGGAAATAGGAGCAGGGTTAATGTCTTTTTTATTAGAAATTTTCTCGACAAGAGGAGATTTCAGGATTATCCAGAAAATGTAATACCATACAGAGGTGGTGGAAAAGATAAAATTGATGAGATTGGTTTTGCCAGCAATTCTTTTGATATTGAAAACCTAATAGCTTCTAATCCTAGTTGTGGTACTTTTATTATTGATGAGGCATGTTTTTATGATGAACGTTTAATTTTTGTTTTAAATAAAATTTCGTCAAATGAGAATATTTTATTTATATTGCCCACATTGCTTTATAATTTTAGAAAAGAATCTTTTAATGATACTGCTAAACTTTTAGTAGAATATTCAGATAAAATTTATAAGCTTGGAGCTTATTGTGGGCACATTGATTGCATGGAAGAATCTTTTTTTTCGTATAGGTATTATTTTTATAACAACAAAGAAATTCCAGCTCCTTATTTTGATCCTTTGCTTATTGTTGGTGGTGATGAAGAGATTGAATCTGCTATTTACCCAAATTATGCTACAAGATGTTCAATGCATCATTATCTTGTGGGCAAGGAGTATTTTTTTTCTTTTTTAAAGCCATTTGCTTTACTGTATTCACAAGGAGATAAAAAATTTCTTGAAAATGAAATCATAACGTTAAGCACTGATGTTGAAAATTCTAATTTTGTAAATTCTTTAAATAATGAAAAAGCGTGTGAATTTAGAACTGAAATTTTAAAAAATATTTTAGAATTACCTTTTTTAGCGGAAAGAGCGTTAATAACTCTTTTTTCAGAATATAGCATCTTGAGTAAAGATAATTTTAAAGATCTTGTTTTTAAGTTTTCTTTAAATAAGGATTATATAAATAAAATTTTTTTTTCCAAAGAGGGCAAAGAATTTTTTTAA